Proteins co-encoded in one Halorussus lipolyticus genomic window:
- a CDS encoding 50S ribosomal protein L15e, with protein MAKSFYSHIKDAWKDPDDGDLAELQWQRKQEWRDQGAIERVERPTRLDKARELGYKAKQGVVVARVSVRKGSARKERFTAGRRSKRQGVNRIYRRKNLQRIAEERSSRKYRNLRVLNSYWVGEDGSQKWFEVILLDPEHGAIQNDDDLNWICDDSHKGRAFRGLTSAGQDNRGLQQKGKGTEHNRPSNNGGQGRAK; from the coding sequence ATGGCAAAAAGCTTCTACTCCCACATCAAGGACGCGTGGAAGGACCCGGACGACGGCGATCTCGCCGAACTCCAGTGGCAACGAAAGCAGGAATGGCGCGACCAAGGCGCTATCGAGCGAGTCGAGCGACCGACCCGCCTCGACAAGGCCCGCGAACTCGGCTACAAGGCCAAGCAGGGCGTCGTCGTGGCCCGCGTCAGCGTTCGCAAAGGCTCGGCCCGCAAGGAGCGGTTCACCGCTGGCCGACGCTCGAAGCGGCAGGGTGTCAACCGCATCTACCGGCGCAAGAACCTCCAGCGCATCGCCGAGGAGCGTTCCAGCCGGAAGTACCGCAACCTGCGCGTGCTGAACTCTTACTGGGTCGGCGAGGACGGTAGCCAGAAGTGGTTCGAAGTGATTCTGCTGGACCCGGAACACGGTGCCATCCAGAACGACGACGACCTCAACTGGATTTGCGACGACTCCCACAAGGGTCGGGCCTTCCGGGGCCTGACCAGTGCGGGACAGGACAACCGCGGCCTCCAGCAGAAGGGCAAGGGCACGGAACACAACCGCCCGAGCAACAACGGCGGTCAGGGTCGCGCGAAGTAA
- a CDS encoding lipoate--protein ligase family protein: MTLSDREWRLVREESRRGPLNMALDEIAAETAAEDGLRTVRVYQWDPSTLSLGYRQAPESVAWDYCDREEITVTRRPTGGGGIYHDRYADISYSIIAPADELPGDLMETYELLCEPVFDAFERLGIDARFTADEMPAIHQPACYLRELHPAHDIVAGEGRKISGNAQYRQKDAVIQHGSLKFDLDAERHLSVFSDPETTPDEFRERVTTMNEQVGVSRTEAVEAVEEALREWADADEGGWTDDELARAEDRATEKFESGAWVRDREDPTA; this comes from the coding sequence ATGACCCTATCCGACCGCGAGTGGCGGCTAGTTCGGGAGGAGTCCCGGCGCGGCCCGCTCAACATGGCGCTGGACGAAATCGCCGCGGAGACGGCCGCCGAGGACGGTCTGCGGACGGTTCGAGTGTATCAGTGGGACCCGAGTACCCTCTCGCTGGGCTACCGGCAGGCCCCCGAGAGCGTGGCGTGGGACTACTGCGACCGCGAGGAGATTACGGTCACGCGCCGACCAACCGGCGGCGGCGGCATCTACCACGACCGGTACGCCGACATCTCCTACTCCATCATCGCGCCCGCCGACGAACTGCCGGGCGACCTGATGGAGACCTACGAACTCCTCTGTGAACCGGTCTTCGACGCCTTCGAGCGACTCGGAATCGACGCTCGGTTTACCGCCGACGAGATGCCGGCTATCCACCAACCGGCCTGCTACCTCCGGGAACTCCACCCGGCCCACGACATCGTGGCGGGCGAGGGCCGGAAGATTTCGGGCAACGCCCAGTACCGCCAGAAGGACGCCGTGATTCAGCACGGGTCGCTCAAGTTCGACCTCGACGCCGAGCGCCACCTCTCGGTGTTCTCGGACCCCGAGACTACCCCTGACGAGTTCCGAGAGCGCGTGACGACGATGAACGAGCAAGTGGGCGTGAGCAGGACAGAAGCAGTCGAAGCGGTCGAGGAGGCCCTCCGGGAGTGGGCCGACGCCGACGAGGGCGGGTGGACCGACGACGAACTCGCCCGAGCAGAGGACCGCGCCACGGAGAAGTTCGAGAGCGGCGCGTGGGTCCGGGACCGCGAGGACCCGACAGCGTAG
- a CDS encoding DUF1328 family protein, whose product MLELAIAFFVLAIIAGAVGAGGVAGLSMDVAKWLVIVFLVLAVVSLVL is encoded by the coding sequence ATCCTCGAACTCGCCATCGCGTTCTTCGTCCTCGCAATCATCGCCGGTGCGGTCGGCGCGGGCGGCGTCGCGGGACTGTCGATGGACGTGGCCAAGTGGCTGGTAATCGTCTTCCTCGTGTTGGCCGTGGTCTCGCTGGTGTTGTGA
- a CDS encoding serine/threonine-protein kinase RIO2, which produces MVQNVAGMLAELEPEDFHLLSGIEQGMRFSEWVAREKLPEFSRLTAEEVDYRLDRCLDRELVERQTIQYEGYRLKFEGYDALALHTFAERETLEGFGSPLGVGKESDVYEVQSYKPLALKYHREGYTNFREVMKERDYTSDREHVSWFYTARKAAEREYDALEGLYPDVKVPRPVDHNRHAIVMEKIDGVELSRTKLEDEQVVPLLDLILSEMADAYAEGYVHADMSEYNVFVNSEGITIFDWPQAVETDHENADEFLERDADNIVSYFARKYPRLVPDDVDIAAVADSLADGDFETVRDHAP; this is translated from the coding sequence ATGGTACAGAACGTCGCGGGCATGCTGGCCGAGTTGGAACCCGAGGACTTCCATCTGCTGTCCGGCATCGAGCAGGGGATGCGCTTCTCGGAGTGGGTCGCCCGCGAGAAGTTGCCGGAGTTCTCGCGGTTGACCGCCGAGGAGGTAGATTATCGACTCGACCGGTGTCTCGACCGGGAACTCGTCGAACGCCAGACGATTCAGTACGAGGGCTATCGACTCAAGTTCGAGGGCTACGACGCGCTGGCGCTCCACACCTTCGCCGAGCGCGAGACGTTGGAAGGGTTCGGGTCGCCCCTCGGCGTCGGCAAGGAGAGCGACGTGTACGAGGTCCAGTCGTACAAACCGCTCGCGCTGAAGTACCACCGGGAGGGCTACACCAACTTCCGCGAGGTGATGAAGGAGCGCGATTACACCTCCGACCGAGAACACGTCTCGTGGTTCTACACCGCCCGGAAGGCCGCCGAGCGCGAGTACGACGCGCTCGAAGGTCTCTACCCCGACGTGAAGGTGCCCCGGCCGGTGGACCACAACCGCCACGCTATCGTCATGGAGAAAATCGACGGCGTGGAACTCTCCCGGACCAAACTCGAAGACGAGCAGGTCGTGCCCCTCCTCGACCTCATCCTGTCGGAGATGGCCGACGCCTACGCCGAGGGCTACGTCCACGCCGACATGAGCGAGTACAACGTCTTCGTCAACAGCGAGGGCATCACGATTTTCGACTGGCCCCAAGCGGTCGAGACCGACCACGAGAACGCCGACGAGTTCCTCGAACGCGACGCGGACAACATCGTCAGCTACTTTGCCCGGAAGTATCCCCGACTCGTCCCCGACGACGTGGACATCGCGGCGGTGGCCGACTCGCTCGCCGACGGCGATTTCGAGACCGTTCGGGACCACGCGCCCTGA
- a CDS encoding YbhB/YbcL family Raf kinase inhibitor-like protein, with protein sequence MFSGADTAQIPEAIDPAEESSELDGAKQGENDFDEVGYRGPCPLAGDDPHEYRFTLHVLDAALDADGGAPRPDVEDELDAKTRDSDQFTGTFARS encoded by the coding sequence CTGTTTTCAGGGGCCGACACGGCCCAAATTCCGGAGGCCATCGACCCGGCCGAGGAGTCCTCGGAACTCGACGGCGCGAAGCAGGGCGAGAACGACTTCGACGAGGTCGGTTATCGCGGCCCCTGCCCGCTGGCGGGCGACGACCCCCACGAGTACCGCTTCACGCTCCACGTGCTGGACGCGGCGTTAGACGCAGACGGGGGCGCTCCTCGGCCCGACGTAGAAGACGAACTCGACGCCAAGACCCGCGACTCCGACCAGTTCACCGGGACGTTCGCACGGTCGTAG